From Trichocoleus sp. FACHB-46, one genomic window encodes:
- a CDS encoding DUF1611 domain-containing protein, producing the protein MRLSPEHRVAILLHDGIRGSQGKTGLSLLRYSDANIVAVIDQQCAGESLLDLTGIHRTAPIVASVAESLTYKPDVLAIGIAPSGGILPEAWRQEIQQAIAAGVSVANGLHTPLAEDPELKALLCSDQWIWDMRQEPTGLTVGTGAARSLNCLRVLLVGTDMSVGKMSTALELHQTALQRGLRAKFLATGQAGMMLAGDGIPLDAIRVDFASGAVEQLVLRLGADQDIVFVEGQGSLLNPASTATLPLLRGSQPTHLVLVHRAGQTHIRNFTHVPIPPLRQVVELYETVATAGGAFAPAKVVAIALNTAHLDTASAKQAIEQTQQETSLPCTDPVRFRADLLLDAILGDR; encoded by the coding sequence ATGCGCCTCAGTCCTGAACATCGCGTCGCGATTCTGCTCCATGACGGGATTCGCGGTTCTCAGGGAAAAACAGGGCTATCCCTCCTACGCTACAGCGATGCCAATATCGTGGCCGTGATTGATCAGCAGTGCGCTGGAGAATCCCTGCTCGATTTGACTGGCATTCACCGCACCGCGCCCATCGTGGCCTCTGTGGCTGAATCGCTGACCTACAAACCAGATGTCTTGGCGATCGGGATTGCGCCTTCTGGTGGCATTTTGCCAGAGGCTTGGCGACAAGAAATTCAACAGGCGATCGCGGCAGGTGTTTCTGTAGCCAATGGCTTGCATACTCCCTTGGCCGAAGATCCAGAACTCAAAGCTCTCCTCTGCTCAGATCAATGGATTTGGGATATGCGCCAAGAACCCACAGGTTTAACGGTAGGTACTGGAGCGGCGCGATCGCTGAATTGCTTGCGGGTGTTGCTGGTAGGCACCGACATGAGTGTGGGCAAGATGTCTACCGCTTTGGAGCTGCACCAAACTGCTTTACAGCGAGGTTTGCGGGCGAAATTTCTGGCAACAGGTCAGGCTGGCATGATGCTAGCAGGAGACGGCATTCCTCTTGATGCGATTCGGGTGGATTTTGCCTCTGGCGCGGTCGAACAGTTAGTGCTGCGCTTGGGTGCTGACCAAGACATTGTGTTTGTGGAAGGTCAAGGTTCGTTGCTCAACCCTGCTTCTACTGCAACTTTGCCGTTGTTGCGTGGCTCTCAGCCGACTCATCTGGTGCTAGTACATCGGGCTGGCCAAACTCACATTCGCAACTTCACGCATGTGCCGATTCCGCCTTTACGCCAAGTAGTTGAGTTGTATGAAACCGTGGCAACCGCCGGAGGAGCCTTTGCGCCTGCCAAAGTGGTCGCGATCGCCCTCAACACGGCTCACCTAGACACAGCCAGTGCCAAACAAGCCATTGAGCAAACTCAACAAGAAA
- a CDS encoding dipeptide epimerase gives MRIHVETFTVHKRFPLTISRGTTAQTTNVWVRVEADAIEGWGEGSPFSVGETPQTTEAIAQQLQQIAPALEPLHPLDRQRIERVLQEAQLSSAAHAALDIALLDWLGQKAQLPLWRIWGLNRDRIVPTSVTIGINPPEVAQQRVKDWLQLTCAKALKVKLGSPDGIAADQAMLLAIREVAPPQVKLSIDANGGWSLTDAIKMSQWLEQQGVTYIEQPLRRGQEQDLLKLYERSPLPIFVDESCFTSRDIPALSDRVHGINIKLMKSGGLSEAMRMVHTARACGLQIMFGCYSDSGLLNTAAAQLSPLADHLDLDSHLNLLDGPFSGASLQDGRLLPNDLPGLGVYYAPQS, from the coding sequence GTGCGAATTCACGTTGAAACATTCACGGTTCACAAACGATTTCCGCTCACCATTAGCCGAGGCACAACGGCTCAAACGACCAATGTCTGGGTGCGAGTGGAAGCAGATGCCATTGAAGGCTGGGGCGAAGGGTCTCCTTTTTCGGTCGGAGAAACGCCACAAACTACAGAAGCGATCGCGCAACAGTTGCAGCAAATAGCACCTGCCTTAGAGCCGCTTCATCCCCTCGATCGCCAGAGAATTGAAAGGGTTTTACAGGAAGCTCAACTTTCTTCCGCGGCTCATGCTGCGTTAGATATCGCTTTGCTAGATTGGCTGGGCCAGAAAGCGCAGTTGCCGCTATGGCGAATATGGGGCCTCAATCGCGATCGCATTGTCCCGACCTCGGTGACGATTGGCATTAATCCACCAGAAGTAGCTCAGCAACGAGTGAAAGATTGGTTACAGCTCACCTGTGCTAAAGCTCTAAAAGTCAAACTAGGTAGCCCGGATGGAATTGCTGCCGATCAAGCTATGTTGCTGGCTATCCGTGAAGTCGCTCCCCCGCAGGTGAAGCTCAGCATTGATGCCAATGGGGGTTGGAGCCTGACTGATGCGATCAAAATGAGTCAGTGGCTAGAACAGCAAGGCGTGACTTATATCGAGCAACCGCTGCGTCGGGGGCAAGAGCAAGACTTACTTAAACTGTACGAGCGATCGCCTTTGCCGATTTTTGTCGATGAAAGTTGCTTTACCAGTCGAGATATTCCCGCTCTCAGCGATCGCGTCCACGGCATTAATATCAAGCTGATGAAATCGGGTGGGTTAAGTGAGGCGATGCGGATGGTGCATACAGCGCGTGCTTGTGGCCTCCAGATTATGTTTGGTTGCTATTCTGACAGTGGCTTGCTGAATACTGCCGCCGCTCAGCTCTCACCTCTGGCGGATCACTTGGATCTCGATAGCCACTTGAATCTACTCGACGGTCCTTTCTCCGGTGCCAGCTTGCAGGATGGCCGCTTGCTACCCAACGATTTGCCTGGTTTAGGAGTTTACTATGCGCCTCAGTCCTGA
- a CDS encoding DUF2584 family protein, whose protein sequence is MGMPCEVNSILKLNSNQGYPAELVPRSQHQTVKPGYRILPMDVPLPLVNEQWVAHADIVVRQLTWENGETKLMFEIHRVYDSPFSLKG, encoded by the coding sequence ATGGGAATGCCCTGTGAAGTAAACAGTATTTTGAAACTCAACTCAAATCAGGGCTATCCCGCTGAATTGGTGCCGCGATCGCAACATCAAACCGTCAAGCCAGGGTATCGCATTCTGCCAATGGATGTGCCATTGCCGTTGGTGAATGAACAGTGGGTTGCTCATGCGGATATTGTGGTTCGTCAGCTAACCTGGGAAAACGGTGAAACGAAGCTTATGTTTGAGATTCATCGAGTGTATGACAGCCCGTTTAGTCTGAAGGGTTAG
- a CDS encoding WGxxGxxG-CTERM domain-containing protein, translating to MKSSGLSKVVGAGVLTLSLAVLPITLPAAAQDATGGATGTAGTTGTTGTGTDATGTAGTTGTGTDATGTGTTGTTGTGTGLGTDTTGTTGTGTTGTGTGLGTDTTGTTGTGTGLGTDTTTGTTGTGTTGTTGTGTDATGTAGTTGTGTTGTTGTTGTGTDTTTGTTGTTGTTTSPSTTTTTTTTDTAGDRDFDWGWLGLLGLLGLAGLTRKPETTTTYRDPAETTRTRY from the coding sequence ATGAAATCTTCAGGCTTATCCAAGGTTGTTGGGGCAGGTGTGCTCACCCTCAGTTTGGCAGTACTCCCCATCACTCTTCCTGCTGCGGCTCAGGATGCAACAGGCGGAGCGACTGGTACCGCTGGCACCACTGGCACGACTGGTACTGGAACCGATGCGACTGGTACTGCTGGCACCACTGGCACAGGTACTGATGCAACTGGAACGGGCACCACAGGCACCACCGGAACTGGCACGGGTCTCGGTACTGATACGACTGGCACCACCGGAACTGGCACCACTGGAACTGGTACAGGTCTCGGTACTGACACGACTGGCACCACCGGAACTGGCACAGGCCTCGGCACTGATACCACCACTGGTACAACTGGCACGGGCACCACAGGTACCACCGGAACTGGAACCGATGCGACTGGTACTGCTGGCACCACTGGCACAGGCACGACTGGCACGACTGGCACCACCGGAACTGGAACAGATACCACCACTGGTACAACTGGCACCACTGGTACTACCACCTCTCCTAGCACCACGACCACGACCACAACCACAGATACTGCTGGCGATCGCGACTTCGACTGGGGTTGGTTAGGTCTGCTCGGTCTACTCGGTTTGGCTGGTCTAACTCGCAAGCCTGAAACCACCACGACCTACCGTGATCCTGCTGAGACCACTCGCACTCGCTACTAA
- a CDS encoding FAD-dependent oxidoreductase, whose amino-acid sequence MAGWAIEKPLNQMPCSRRSRLNYLQIAGVLSMTNATSEVPVALPTPGTHEILDVRPTNCCIVGGGPGGALLGLLLARRGIAVTLLEAHRDFERDFRGDTLHPSVMEIMEELGLAERLLQLPHTKMRTGTFTAQGQAFLTLDFSRLKTHYPYITMMPQARFLEFITDEAKQYPNFQLVLGANVQELIEENGEIRGVRYRGQGGWHEVRAMLTVGADGRHSRIRELAGFTAVGTSPPMDVLWFRLPRHADEPEGVVAKVGRGKMMALLNRFETWQAAYIFPKGGYQQLRGAGLEALRQSIAEVVPELRDRVHHLQEWSQVAFLSVESSRLTHWYRPGLLLIGDAAHVMSPVGGVGINYAIQDAVVAANILTQPLQTKHLEVRHLAKVQARREWPTRIIQALQALIQKRLIARALDTSQPFQPPAFLQWPFLRDLPPRIIGFGVWPVHVRQ is encoded by the coding sequence ATGGCTGGCTGGGCCATAGAGAAGCCACTGAACCAAATGCCCTGTAGTCGGCGATCGCGCCTCAACTATTTGCAGATTGCAGGAGTGCTGAGCATGACAAATGCGACTTCAGAAGTCCCGGTTGCTCTCCCAACGCCGGGAACTCACGAAATCTTAGATGTGCGACCCACAAATTGCTGCATTGTGGGCGGTGGGCCTGGGGGTGCTTTACTCGGCTTACTTTTGGCACGTCGAGGCATTGCTGTGACGCTGCTAGAAGCCCATCGAGATTTCGAGCGCGACTTTCGGGGTGATACCTTGCACCCTTCGGTGATGGAGATCATGGAAGAACTGGGTTTGGCAGAGCGCTTGCTCCAACTGCCCCATACTAAGATGCGAACGGGAACGTTTACGGCGCAAGGGCAAGCCTTCCTAACGCTGGACTTTAGCCGCCTCAAAACTCACTATCCGTATATCACGATGATGCCGCAAGCACGGTTTCTAGAATTTATTACGGATGAAGCGAAACAGTACCCTAACTTCCAGCTCGTCTTAGGGGCAAATGTCCAAGAGCTGATTGAGGAGAATGGTGAGATTAGAGGGGTGCGGTATCGAGGTCAGGGAGGCTGGCACGAAGTCCGAGCCATGCTAACCGTAGGTGCAGATGGTCGTCACTCTCGCATCCGCGAACTGGCAGGCTTTACCGCTGTCGGCACCTCACCACCTATGGATGTGCTGTGGTTTCGTCTACCTCGACACGCAGACGAACCGGAAGGCGTGGTTGCCAAAGTTGGCCGAGGCAAGATGATGGCCTTGCTCAACCGCTTTGAAACTTGGCAAGCTGCTTACATTTTTCCTAAAGGCGGGTATCAGCAGTTGCGGGGAGCAGGTTTGGAAGCGTTGCGCCAGTCGATCGCGGAAGTGGTGCCAGAATTGCGCGATCGCGTCCATCACCTGCAAGAGTGGTCCCAAGTGGCGTTTCTCTCGGTAGAGTCTAGTCGCTTAACTCATTGGTATCGCCCCGGATTGCTGCTGATTGGCGATGCGGCTCATGTCATGTCCCCGGTGGGCGGCGTGGGCATCAACTACGCGATCCAAGATGCTGTGGTGGCAGCCAATATCCTGACCCAGCCGTTGCAGACAAAGCATCTAGAGGTGCGGCATCTGGCAAAAGTGCAAGCGCGACGAGAATGGCCCACTCGGATTATCCAAGCTCTGCAAGCGCTGATTCAAAAACGACTGATTGCGCGGGCCCTGGATACTAGCCAGCCCTTCCAGCCACCCGCCTTCCTCCAGTGGCCATTTTTGCGGGATCTGCCGCCTCGGATCATTGGGTTTGGAGTTTGGCCTGTGCATGTAAGGCAGTAG
- a CDS encoding aldo/keto reductase: MSANQSVVATQGAHMETRSLGNSDIQISPILMGTWQAGKRMWVGIEDADTIKAIRAAFEAGITTIDTAEVYGEGHSEQVVAEALSDVRDQAVYATKVFANHLKYDQVIEACDRSLKNLKTDYIDLYQIHWPCGAFNSELVPIEETMRALNDLKQQGKIRAIGVSNFSRAQLEEACQYGRIDSLQPPYSLFWRYVETDAVPYCIEHNISILAYSPLAQGLLTGKFGPGHTFDSADNRAKNKLFQGENYERAQTALDKLRPIAERHQCTLANLALAWLIAQPQANAIAGARNAEQSVQNAQAAEVKLSAEELQEIDAIGRIVTDQLANEGPVMWSWG; this comes from the coding sequence TTGTCAGCAAACCAATCCGTTGTAGCAACTCAGGGAGCCCACATGGAGACGCGATCGCTCGGTAACTCCGACATCCAAATTTCGCCCATTCTCATGGGCACCTGGCAAGCAGGCAAACGTATGTGGGTAGGGATTGAGGATGCAGACACAATTAAAGCAATTCGAGCGGCCTTTGAGGCAGGCATCACCACCATTGACACCGCCGAAGTTTATGGAGAAGGCCACTCAGAGCAAGTCGTCGCGGAAGCCCTCTCCGATGTGCGAGATCAAGCGGTCTATGCCACCAAAGTCTTTGCCAACCACCTCAAATATGACCAAGTGATCGAAGCTTGCGATCGCTCCCTCAAAAACCTCAAAACCGACTACATCGACCTGTACCAAATCCATTGGCCCTGTGGAGCCTTCAACAGCGAGCTAGTGCCGATTGAGGAAACCATGCGGGCGCTGAATGATTTGAAACAACAAGGCAAAATTCGAGCGATCGGGGTGTCGAATTTCTCTCGCGCTCAGCTAGAAGAAGCCTGCCAGTATGGCCGCATCGATAGCTTGCAACCGCCTTACTCGCTGTTTTGGCGCTATGTCGAAACTGATGCTGTGCCCTACTGCATTGAGCACAACATCTCGATCTTGGCCTACTCTCCTTTAGCTCAAGGCTTACTCACTGGTAAGTTTGGGCCAGGCCACACCTTTGACTCTGCCGACAACCGAGCCAAAAATAAGCTATTTCAGGGCGAGAACTACGAACGCGCCCAAACCGCACTGGACAAACTCCGCCCGATCGCCGAACGGCACCAATGCACACTAGCGAACTTGGCCTTAGCTTGGTTAATCGCTCAACCCCAAGCCAACGCGATCGCGGGTGCCCGCAACGCCGAACAGTCGGTACAAAATGCTCAAGCCGCAGAAGTGAAGCTCTCGGCAGAAGAACTGCAAGAAATTGACGCGATCGGTCGAATCGTCACCGATCAACTAGCTAATGAAGGCCCCGTGATGTGGAGCTGGGGTTAG
- a CDS encoding metal-dependent hydrolase yields MNTYSHFLMTAALDKALPRVPIVKRAFLLGSVAPDLPLWVLSIGGIVYYHFIKGWSLADTAHLLFDELYFHNPFWIAAHNTLHAPVLLLLGLAYVWPRRRNIGSRTRWLFWFLLACLFHTTVDILTHVDDGPLLFFPLNWTARFHSAISYWDPRYYGHEFQWFEQTLDLVLLVYLLRERVCQFCQYLRRWKPV; encoded by the coding sequence ATGAACACCTATTCCCACTTTTTGATGACGGCTGCCTTGGACAAAGCGCTGCCACGAGTACCCATCGTTAAGCGAGCCTTCTTGCTGGGTTCTGTAGCTCCCGATTTGCCTCTGTGGGTGCTGTCGATCGGGGGCATTGTCTACTATCACTTCATCAAAGGTTGGAGTTTAGCGGATACGGCTCATCTCCTGTTTGACGAGCTTTATTTCCACAACCCTTTTTGGATCGCGGCTCATAATACCTTGCACGCTCCAGTGCTGTTGCTGCTGGGACTAGCTTATGTATGGCCACGGCGACGGAACATTGGCTCTCGCACTCGCTGGCTGTTTTGGTTTCTGCTCGCCTGTTTATTTCACACAACCGTAGACATCTTGACCCATGTGGATGATGGACCGCTGTTGTTCTTCCCGCTGAACTGGACTGCTCGCTTTCACAGTGCCATCAGCTATTGGGACCCTCGCTATTACGGCCATGAATTTCAGTGGTTTGAGCAGACCTTAGATCTCGTTCTGTTAGTCTATTTATTGCGTGAAAGAGTCTGCCAATTCTGCCAATATTTACGCCGCTGGAAACCTGTCTGA
- a CDS encoding DUF4349 domain-containing protein translates to MNRLSHLKPKPSLLLSTLFSSALFVSCASAPYQTMESASAPMMAQKQTATDSDSGNPGSDSNTSGSGAEAASGQAIAAVPQARPQLIKRAELSVVVKSIDASLKSVAAIAQRQQGDVVGLQDQKPQDTSTRHTASMQIQVPQERLEATLAALAELGNVQSRAITVEDVSTQLVDFQSRLRNLRRSEEMLLKIMERSGSMNDVLRVTQELSNVRQSIEQIDGQLKSLQGQVAFSTINLSLAEPIAASPPAESPVGLRMQETWGQATHSMGKLTVGLLNLSIWLFVYSPYLLLVGGLGAIAYQRWQKPTPPATPVAETPPASDSL, encoded by the coding sequence GTGAACCGCTTATCTCACCTAAAACCTAAGCCTTCGTTGCTGTTGAGTACCTTGTTTAGCAGCGCTTTGTTTGTTAGTTGTGCTTCAGCACCTTACCAGACGATGGAGTCGGCTTCAGCGCCAATGATGGCCCAAAAACAAACGGCCACCGACTCTGACAGTGGTAATCCTGGCAGTGATAGCAACACCAGCGGCTCTGGAGCAGAAGCAGCATCAGGACAGGCGATCGCGGCAGTTCCCCAAGCTCGACCCCAATTGATCAAGCGGGCAGAGCTGAGCGTAGTGGTCAAATCAATTGACGCGAGCTTAAAGTCAGTTGCGGCGATCGCTCAACGTCAGCAAGGCGATGTCGTCGGTCTACAAGACCAAAAACCGCAGGATACCAGTACTCGCCACACCGCTTCAATGCAGATTCAAGTGCCCCAAGAGCGCCTGGAAGCAACGCTTGCGGCATTGGCGGAATTGGGCAATGTGCAGTCTCGCGCCATCACCGTAGAAGATGTTTCCACTCAACTCGTAGATTTTCAGTCTCGGTTACGCAATCTCCGTCGCTCTGAGGAAATGCTGCTCAAGATTATGGAGCGCTCTGGCTCGATGAATGATGTGCTGCGTGTAACCCAGGAGTTGAGTAACGTACGGCAATCGATTGAGCAAATAGATGGACAACTCAAAAGCCTCCAAGGTCAAGTCGCCTTTTCTACGATTAACCTGAGTTTGGCCGAACCGATCGCCGCCTCACCGCCAGCCGAAAGCCCAGTCGGTTTACGCATGCAGGAAACTTGGGGCCAAGCCACTCATTCGATGGGTAAGCTAACCGTTGGGTTGCTGAACTTGAGCATTTGGTTGTTTGTCTACAGCCCCTACCTCTTACTGGTCGGCGGATTAGGGGCGATCGCTTACCAGCGCTGGCAAAAACCCACACCTCCTGCGACCCCAGTTGCAGAAACTCCTCCAGCCTCTGACTCGCTCTAG
- a CDS encoding serine/threonine-protein kinase, with protein MEALHQPQDVIGDRYRILEVLGQGGIGTTYKATDLQTQQQVALKALSLRRITDWKVLELFEREARVLSYLQHSAIPRYLNYFQVDTPENRWFYLVQELAEGRSLAQWVKEGWRIGEAEAKQLAIQVLEVLSYLHSLTPPVIHRDIKPQNILRRSDGQIFLVDFGAVQDTYRDTLTQGSTVVGTYGYMAPEQFRGKAVLATDLYGLGATLLFLLTHQSPADLPQRRLKIDIRACTQLSPSFADWLDQMLEPAMEDRFPSAKEALAALQAPPRHQVELANSEFQIDRQPAGSRIQLKRTAQEVLVDIPPQRFLSRNLGLFGFALVWNGFIFFWTSSAIAMGAPIFFPLFSIPFWMAGLTLLGHALAPITIQTYVEINRHRFRLQQQCLGWRYRQVEGNTEDLEAIQWFDSQMRINDQPVYTCALIEGVRTHQFGSALTHTEQKWLAQELSSFLAKVRSPKA; from the coding sequence ATGGAGGCACTACATCAGCCGCAGGATGTGATTGGCGATCGCTACCGCATCCTGGAAGTTTTGGGTCAGGGGGGCATTGGCACCACTTACAAAGCCACGGATTTACAAACCCAGCAGCAAGTCGCCCTCAAAGCCCTCTCTCTTCGGCGCATCACTGACTGGAAAGTGCTGGAACTGTTTGAGCGAGAAGCCAGAGTTCTCTCCTATCTGCAACATTCCGCCATTCCGCGCTATCTCAACTACTTCCAGGTAGATACGCCAGAGAATCGCTGGTTTTATCTGGTGCAAGAATTAGCAGAGGGGCGATCGCTAGCGCAGTGGGTCAAGGAAGGCTGGCGGATTGGAGAGGCCGAAGCTAAGCAGCTAGCGATACAAGTCCTTGAGGTGCTGAGTTACCTGCACTCGCTCACCCCACCTGTGATTCACCGCGACATCAAACCCCAAAACATCCTACGGCGATCGGATGGGCAAATCTTCTTAGTAGATTTTGGGGCGGTGCAAGACACTTACCGGGACACTCTGACTCAAGGCAGTACAGTTGTGGGCACCTATGGCTACATGGCTCCAGAGCAGTTTCGGGGTAAAGCCGTTCTCGCTACCGATCTGTACGGCTTGGGTGCCACGCTATTATTTTTGCTCACCCACCAATCTCCCGCTGATTTGCCTCAGCGTCGCCTCAAAATCGATATTCGTGCCTGTACACAGCTCTCTCCCAGTTTCGCTGATTGGCTCGACCAGATGCTAGAGCCTGCGATGGAAGATCGCTTTCCGTCTGCCAAGGAAGCTTTGGCTGCATTACAAGCGCCACCTCGTCATCAGGTTGAGTTGGCAAACTCCGAGTTCCAGATTGATCGGCAACCTGCTGGCAGTCGCATTCAGCTAAAGCGTACAGCCCAGGAGGTGCTAGTTGACATCCCACCCCAACGTTTCCTATCTCGCAATCTTGGTTTATTCGGTTTTGCGCTGGTTTGGAATGGTTTTATCTTTTTTTGGACAAGCTCGGCGATCGCGATGGGTGCGCCCATCTTTTTCCCCCTCTTCTCCATTCCCTTCTGGATGGCAGGTTTAACTTTACTAGGCCATGCCTTAGCTCCCATTACCATCCAGACGTATGTAGAAATCAATCGCCATCGTTTTCGGCTCCAGCAGCAGTGTTTGGGTTGGCGGTACCGTCAAGTTGAAGGTAATACGGAGGATTTGGAAGCCATTCAATGGTTCGATAGCCAAATGCGAATCAACGATCAGCCTGTGTATACCTGTGCCTTAATCGAGGGAGTGCGAACTCACCAGTTTGGCTCGGCGCTGACTCATACAGAGCAAAAGTGGCTGGCACAGGAGTTGTCAAGCTTTTTAGCCAAGGTGCGATCGCCAAAGGCTTAG
- a CDS encoding tetratricopeptide repeat protein: protein MNHRRWRETAEYFMLASSGVGAVAAAVSQQFLFAAAPISCLLALNLVNRQRFEQETKQLTKLTITRLDSRVTREIAYLQEHIEGLPSVAELDSLKQNFFRRHRESLNRLSEQLQTLQWEMQRQLAPLKAQDVTGLRQDLEQMQIQHTQVATALEQVTDQLAQLTAHPQAEQTEAAIARLQADMAQAQADLKLLSNEPISQVKGLQDQVNHINRRLNHLPTPFDASSLKQDVDSLIRVIAGLVPRREFTRALVDLENLQHKYQGLEQSVAPLRLAITIFRKQLDVLHSKVHAPGEAHLLEELSQTIAAMEARLSQLPTLPALADLQDQIQAQASLGPEVAQLRQQISTVQRNTEALYQQHKALRDWIHRLPQLLDNSALQSQLQSLATRLEGVEGNIVEVRGELEATLQKRLGGINQQLQALPGMPNHELVMALRSTLPTSSDRPEPLAGSRAFLEELLDQAENQVIVVWPWPNPFSLDAALLEKFRAFLQRGGCLAMGWSHLGMTHQSYAPRYISPRSPISPPERSWLHNTLKQLAQLKQEFPQQFKFKILGADENFLVCDRRLAVLKIPNLPVSSTVFPELELGLRTTDAQTIQGLIDRFEQPLLDANDATAYFQRAATRYEIGDKSGAIADYTQVLQIDPHNDVAYTNRGVARYDLGDSAEAMADFDQAIQRNPDNSVAYCNRGFICAELGDKLGAIEDYSQAIALSPDDATTYFYRGVARTRIGNKLGAIEDYTQAIGLYPEDATAYLYRGLARAKLGDTPGAIADLQQAEQLFSDRGDLLNRRKAQGTLQKLQQAVVDANLINC from the coding sequence GTGAATCATCGTCGCTGGCGCGAAACTGCCGAATATTTCATGCTTGCAAGCTCAGGGGTTGGAGCAGTTGCGGCGGCTGTCTCGCAGCAATTTCTGTTTGCGGCTGCCCCGATTTCTTGCTTGCTGGCTCTCAATCTAGTCAACCGACAGCGGTTTGAGCAAGAAACCAAGCAACTGACCAAGTTGACCATCACCCGACTGGACAGTCGCGTTACTAGAGAAATAGCCTACCTCCAAGAGCACATTGAAGGCTTACCCAGCGTCGCAGAGCTAGACAGTCTCAAGCAAAACTTTTTTCGGCGGCACCGTGAGTCTTTGAACAGACTCTCAGAACAGTTACAAACACTGCAATGGGAAATGCAGCGCCAACTGGCTCCCCTGAAAGCCCAAGATGTTACAGGGCTGCGTCAAGACTTGGAGCAAATGCAAATCCAGCATACTCAAGTTGCCACCGCCTTAGAACAGGTGACAGACCAATTAGCTCAGTTAACAGCGCATCCTCAAGCAGAGCAGACGGAAGCCGCGATCGCCCGATTACAAGCAGACATGGCACAAGCCCAGGCTGATCTGAAGCTTCTCAGCAACGAGCCTATAAGCCAGGTGAAAGGGTTGCAAGATCAGGTTAACCACATCAACCGTCGCCTGAATCATTTGCCCACTCCCTTTGATGCCAGTTCCCTCAAGCAAGATGTAGACTCCCTGATCCGAGTCATTGCCGGGCTAGTACCTCGGCGAGAATTTACTCGCGCCTTAGTGGATTTAGAAAATCTACAGCACAAGTATCAAGGTCTAGAGCAGTCTGTCGCCCCTTTGCGGTTGGCAATCACTATTTTTCGCAAACAACTAGATGTCCTTCACAGTAAAGTTCATGCCCCTGGCGAAGCCCACCTCCTTGAGGAGTTGAGCCAAACGATCGCTGCAATGGAGGCTCGGCTGAGCCAATTGCCAACCTTGCCTGCCTTGGCAGATTTGCAAGACCAGATTCAAGCTCAAGCGAGTTTAGGCCCTGAGGTGGCTCAGCTTCGCCAACAAATCAGCACCGTACAACGCAACACGGAAGCGCTATACCAACAGCACAAAGCCCTGCGCGACTGGATTCATCGTTTACCGCAACTGTTAGATAACAGTGCCCTGCAAAGCCAACTCCAAAGCTTAGCGACTCGCCTGGAAGGTGTGGAGGGCAACATAGTAGAAGTCCGGGGCGAGCTAGAAGCAACGTTGCAAAAGCGATTGGGCGGTATCAATCAGCAATTGCAAGCTTTGCCGGGAATGCCAAACCATGAGCTAGTCATGGCGCTGCGCTCTACCTTGCCAACATCCAGCGATCGCCCGGAACCACTAGCGGGTAGCCGAGCCTTTTTAGAAGAATTACTCGACCAAGCGGAAAATCAAGTGATTGTAGTTTGGCCGTGGCCCAACCCGTTTAGTTTAGATGCTGCCTTGCTAGAGAAGTTTCGAGCGTTCTTGCAGCGTGGCGGTTGCCTTGCGATGGGGTGGAGCCATTTGGGCATGACCCATCAAAGCTACGCCCCTCGCTATATCAGTCCGCGATCGCCCATATCACCTCCCGAAAGAAGTTGGCTCCACAACACGCTGAAGCAACTAGCGCAACTGAAGCAGGAGTTTCCTCAACAATTTAAGTTCAAAATCTTGGGAGCAGATGAGAATTTCTTAGTGTGCGATCGCCGCTTAGCCGTTCTCAAAATTCCTAACCTACCCGTCTCTAGCACCGTCTTTCCAGAACTAGAACTCGGACTCCGCACCACTGATGCTCAAACTATTCAAGGGTTAATTGATCGCTTTGAGCAACCGCTGTTAGATGCCAATGATGCTACGGCTTATTTTCAACGGGCAGCTACCCGTTACGAAATTGGCGATAAATCAGGGGCGATCGCCGATTACACCCAAGTCTTACAGATTGATCCGCATAACGATGTCGCCTATACCAACCGGGGCGTGGCTCGTTATGACTTAGGCGACTCAGCAGAGGCAATGGCCGACTTTGACCAAGCAATTCAGCGAAATCCTGACAACAGTGTCGCTTATTGCAATCGTGGCTTTATCTGTGCCGAGTTAGGCGACAAGCTGGGGGCAATTGAAGACTACAGCCAGGCGATCGCACTGTCTCCCGATGATGCGACTACTTACTTCTACCGGGGAGTGGCTCGAACCCGCATTGGCAACAAACTAGGCGCAATTGAAGACTACACACAGGCGATTGGACTCTATCCTGAAGACGCCACTGCTTACCTCTATCGCGGGCTAGCTCGTGCGAAGCTAGGTGATACCCCAGGAGCGATCGCCGATTTACAGCAGGCAGAACAATTATTTAGCGATCGCGGTGATCTACTTAATCGCCGTAAAGCTCAGGGTACTCTGCAAAAACTACAACAAGCCGTGGTAGATGCCAACCTAATTAACTGCTAA